From Candidatus Binatia bacterium, one genomic window encodes:
- a CDS encoding GMC family oxidoreductase: protein MAEETVDVLIIGAGASGAALAWSLADTRMRIVCLEQGGWMNPATYPTTGMDWEARALGDFSVSPNDRGRPEDYPVNDSESPIKASMFNAVGGSTILYAGHFPRLHPSDFRTRTLDGVGEDWPIDYKTLEPYYAENDRMMGVAGLAGDPAYPPKGMPLPPVPLGKLGERLAGGFNQLGWHWWPSDSAIATEPYRGRDRCVNLGPCISGCSQGAKASTDITYWPEAVRQGVEVRTNCRVREILLREDGMADGVLYYDEAGNECRQRAEIVIVACNGIGTPRLLLNSKSLAFPDGIANRSGLVGKNLMFHPYGMVVGFFDEPLEGYKGPTGCSIMSQEFYETDLERGFTRGYSFEAVRGMGPVSAALSGMGTGRVPWGDGHHDGFANVYDRTASLLAICEDLAEERNCVTLDSELTDLDGIPAPKINYRLSDNSEKMLAHGVARAQEVLAAAGARDTQVNSPLSVAGWHLMGTARMGRDPATSVVNEWGRSHDVRNLFIIDGSIFVTSGGVNPTSTIQALALYVADRMKKNLANLFD from the coding sequence GTGGCTGAAGAAACCGTCGACGTTCTGATCATCGGGGCCGGCGCCTCAGGCGCGGCGCTCGCCTGGAGTCTTGCCGACACGCGGATGCGCATCGTCTGCCTGGAGCAGGGCGGGTGGATGAACCCGGCCACCTACCCGACGACCGGCATGGACTGGGAGGCGCGGGCCCTGGGCGACTTCAGTGTGAGTCCGAATGACCGCGGCCGCCCCGAGGACTATCCCGTCAACGACAGCGAATCGCCGATCAAGGCGTCGATGTTCAACGCAGTCGGCGGCAGCACGATCCTCTACGCGGGCCACTTCCCGCGGCTCCACCCCTCGGACTTCCGCACACGCACGCTCGACGGCGTCGGTGAGGATTGGCCGATCGACTACAAGACGCTCGAACCCTACTACGCCGAGAACGATCGGATGATGGGCGTGGCCGGTCTCGCCGGCGATCCGGCGTATCCGCCAAAGGGGATGCCGCTCCCCCCGGTGCCCCTCGGCAAACTCGGCGAGAGACTCGCGGGCGGTTTCAATCAGCTGGGTTGGCACTGGTGGCCTTCGGACAGTGCGATCGCGACGGAACCATACCGCGGTCGTGATCGTTGCGTGAATCTCGGGCCCTGCATCAGCGGTTGCTCTCAAGGTGCCAAGGCGAGCACCGACATCACGTACTGGCCCGAAGCGGTGCGGCAGGGCGTCGAGGTCCGGACGAACTGTCGCGTGCGCGAGATCCTCCTTCGCGAGGACGGCATGGCCGACGGTGTCCTTTACTACGACGAAGCCGGGAATGAGTGCCGGCAGCGGGCCGAGATCGTGATCGTCGCCTGTAACGGCATCGGGACGCCGCGGTTGCTGCTCAACTCGAAGTCGTTGGCGTTCCCTGATGGCATTGCGAATCGCAGTGGACTCGTGGGGAAGAATCTCATGTTCCATCCCTACGGCATGGTCGTCGGATTCTTCGACGAGCCGTTGGAGGGCTACAAGGGCCCGACCGGCTGCAGCATCATGAGTCAGGAATTTTACGAGACCGATCTCGAGCGTGGTTTCACGCGGGGCTACTCGTTTGAGGCGGTGCGTGGGATGGGGCCGGTTTCGGCTGCGTTGTCGGGGATGGGTACCGGGCGTGTTCCATGGGGGGATGGGCATCACGACGGTTTCGCGAACGTTTACGATCGCACCGCGAGCTTACTGGCCATCTGCGAAGATCTCGCGGAGGAACGGAACTGTGTCACGCTCGACTCCGAGCTGACGGACCTTGACGGCATCCCCGCGCCGAAGATCAACTACCGCCTGAGTGACAACAGCGAGAAGATGCTCGCGCACGGTGTCGCTCGCGCGCAGGAGGTCCTCGCGGCGGCCGGGGCGCGCGATACCCAGGTGAACTCGCCCCTGAGCGTCGCCGGCTGGCATCTCATGGGGACCGCTCGGATGGGCAGGGATCCGGCGACATCGGTGGTGAACGAGTGGGGCCGCAGCCATGATGTGCGCAACCTCTTCATCATTGACGGCAGCATTTTCGTGACGTCGGGAGGGGTGAACCCCACGAGCACGATCCAGGCACTGGCGCTGTACGTGGCCGACCGGATGAAGAAGAACCTGGCCAATCTGTTCGACTGA
- a CDS encoding gluconate 2-dehydrogenase subunit 3 family protein produces MNLSDDERRGLTGLLNEVIPPNPDRGMPGAGDLGLAGIVAVALAKHPVVLDALKAGLATLDRVARGECGDAFSALAPGDRKRILGQVEDAGSVLVPMLAFPTYVAYYEHPEVLVALGREARPPHPKGYELEPFDPRLLESVRSRGRLYREC; encoded by the coding sequence GTGAACCTGTCCGACGACGAACGGCGCGGTCTCACGGGGCTCCTGAACGAGGTCATCCCGCCGAACCCGGACCGCGGGATGCCCGGCGCCGGAGACCTCGGCCTCGCAGGGATCGTCGCGGTCGCGCTCGCGAAGCACCCGGTGGTTCTCGACGCGCTCAAGGCCGGTCTTGCCACGCTCGACCGCGTCGCGCGTGGCGAATGCGGAGACGCCTTCAGCGCACTCGCGCCCGGCGACCGGAAGAGGATTCTCGGGCAAGTCGAGGACGCCGGCTCAGTGCTGGTGCCGATGCTCGCGTTCCCGACGTACGTCGCCTACTACGAGCACCCCGAGGTTCTCGTCGCGCTCGGGCGCGAGGCCCGTCCGCCGCATCCGAAGGGATATGAACTCGAGCCTTTCGATCCGCGGCTGCTCGAGAGCGTGCGAAGTCGCGGGCGGCTCTACCGGGAGTGCTGA